In one Myotis daubentonii chromosome 1, mMyoDau2.1, whole genome shotgun sequence genomic region, the following are encoded:
- the LOC132221185 gene encoding olfactory receptor 4F3/4F16/4F29, with protein sequence MDEGNHSVVSEFVFLGLTHSWEIQLLLLVSSSVLYVASMTGNILIVFSVTTDPHLHSPMYFLLASLSFIDLGACSVTSPKMIYDLFRKHKVISFGGCITQIFFIHVIGGVEMVLLIAMAFDRYVAICKPLHYLTIMSPQVCILFIAAAWALGVSHSLFQLAFIVNLPFCGPNVLDSFYCDLPRLLRLACTDTYRLQFMVTVNSGFICVGSFFILLISYIFIMFTVWKHSSGGSSKAFSTLSAHITVVLLFFGPTMFVYTWPHPNSQMDKFLAIFDAVLTPFLNPVIYTFRNKDMKEAMKRACKNLVIYRKIS encoded by the coding sequence ATGGATGAAGGGAATCACTCAGTGGTGTCTGAGTTTGTGTTTCTGGGACTCACCCATTCATGGGAGATCCAGCTTCTACTCCTGGTGTCTTCCTCTGTGCTCTATGTGGCAAGCATGACTGGAAACATCCTCATTGTATTTTCTGTGACCACTGATCCTCATTTACACTCCCCCATGTACTTCCTATTGGCCAGTCTTTCCTTCATTGACTTAGGAGCCTGCTCTGTCACCTCACCAAAGATGATTTATGACCTTTTCAGAAAGCATAAAGTCATCTCTTTTGGAGGCTGCATTACTCAGATCTTCTTTATCCATGTCATTGGTGGTGTGGAGATGGTGCTGCTCATTGCCATGGCCTTTGACAGATATGTGGCCATATGTAAGCCTCTCCACTACCTGACCATCATGAGCCCACAAGTGTGCATTTTGTTTATAGCTGCTGCCTGGGCCCTTGGTGTCAGTCACTCATTGTTCCAACTAGCATTTATTGTTAATCTGCCCTTCTGTGGTCCTAATGTATTGGACAGCTTTTACTGTGACCTTCCTCGGctcctcagactggcctgcacaGATACCTACAGATTGCAGTTCATGGTCACTGTCAACAGTGGGTTTATCTGTGTTGGTTCCTTCTTTATACTCCTTATTTCCTATATCTTCATCATGTTTACTGTTTGGAAACATTCTTCCGGGGGATCATCCAAGGCCTTCTCCACTTTGTCAGCTCACATCACTGTGGTCCTTTTGTTCTTTGGCCCAACCATGTTTGTTTATACCTGGCCACACCCCAATTCACAGATGGACAAGTTTCTTGCTATTTTTGATGCAGTTCTCACGCCTTTTCTGAATCCAGTCATCTACACATTCAGGAATAAAGATATGAAGGAGGCAATGAAGAGAGCTTGCAAAAATTTAGTGATTTACAGAAAGATCTCTTAA